One segment of Streptomyces sp. YIM 121038 DNA contains the following:
- a CDS encoding trimeric intracellular cation channel family protein — MLHALYLVGIAAFAASGVLAAHRARMDPFGGLVLAFVASISGGTLRDLILDRHPLYWTHDWVLLTVIAVTGVTTMLYLRHRELPQRTLMVVDAVGLAVVTVMGAQAAIDAHVTPLAVIILAVLTGVTGEVLRDVLCGQFPPLLLREEVYATAALAGAGCYLGLHHTGASPTTTTVTSAVLVLALRLAAITRSLHLPPLSRARAPRADR; from the coding sequence ATGCTGCACGCGCTCTACCTCGTCGGCATCGCCGCCTTCGCCGCGAGCGGCGTGCTCGCCGCGCACCGGGCGCGGATGGACCCCTTCGGCGGGCTCGTCCTCGCCTTCGTGGCCTCCATCTCCGGCGGCACGCTGCGGGACCTGATCCTGGACCGCCACCCGCTGTACTGGACCCACGACTGGGTCCTGCTCACCGTGATCGCGGTCACGGGCGTCACCACGATGCTGTATCTGCGCCACCGCGAGCTGCCGCAGCGCACGCTGATGGTGGTGGACGCGGTGGGCCTCGCCGTGGTGACCGTCATGGGCGCGCAGGCCGCCATCGACGCGCACGTCACCCCGCTCGCCGTGATCATCCTGGCCGTCCTGACGGGGGTGACGGGCGAGGTCCTGCGCGACGTGCTGTGCGGGCAGTTCCCGCCGCTGCTGCTGCGCGAGGAGGTGTACGCGACCGCCGCGCTCGCGGGCGCCGGCTGCTACCTCGGGCTGCACCACACGGGCGCGTCCCCGACCACCACCACGGTGACGTCGGCCGTCCTCGTCCTCGCGCTGCGCCTCGCGGCGATCACCAGGTCGCTGCACCTGCCGCCGCTGTCCCGGGCCCGGGCCCCGCGCGCGGACCGCTGA
- a CDS encoding GNAT family N-acetyltransferase, whose amino-acid sequence MDSTAALAAYDQQIRQSPDPEGPGGRVEGADGVIRHVGAAAHDWNGVLWSDLDPATADAAIAAQVRLFTGLGREFEWKLYSHDLPADLPERLLAAGFAPEPAETLMVTEVDALPLDAAAPEGIELVPVTDEAGVRLMVAAHDRAFGSDGAALGRQVLDQLTAAPDTLAVVVALAGDEPVSSARIEFRPGTDFAGLWGGGTVAAWRGRGIYRALIAHRARLAAARGVRYLQVDASSESRPILRRLGFAELATTTPYVYRPGEPLSPGAR is encoded by the coding sequence ATGGACTCGACAGCGGCCCTCGCGGCATACGACCAGCAGATCCGGCAGAGCCCCGACCCGGAGGGGCCCGGCGGCCGCGTGGAGGGGGCGGACGGCGTCATCCGCCATGTCGGCGCCGCCGCCCACGACTGGAACGGCGTGCTGTGGTCGGACCTCGACCCGGCCACGGCCGATGCCGCGATCGCCGCGCAGGTGCGCCTGTTCACCGGCCTGGGGCGCGAGTTCGAGTGGAAGCTGTACTCCCACGACCTGCCCGCCGATCTGCCCGAGCGGCTTCTCGCCGCCGGGTTCGCGCCCGAGCCCGCCGAGACCCTGATGGTCACGGAGGTCGACGCGCTGCCCCTGGACGCCGCCGCGCCCGAGGGGATCGAGCTCGTCCCGGTGACGGACGAGGCGGGGGTGCGGCTGATGGTCGCCGCGCACGACCGGGCCTTCGGCTCGGACGGCGCCGCGCTCGGCCGGCAGGTGCTCGACCAGCTGACCGCGGCGCCCGACACGCTCGCCGTGGTCGTCGCGCTGGCCGGGGACGAGCCGGTGAGCTCGGCGCGCATCGAGTTCCGGCCGGGCACGGACTTCGCGGGCCTGTGGGGCGGCGGCACCGTGGCGGCGTGGCGCGGCAGGGGCATCTACCGCGCGCTGATCGCCCACCGCGCCCGCCTCGCCGCCGCCCGCGGCGTGCGCTACCTCCAGGTCGACGCGTCCAGCGAGAGCCGCCCGATCCTGCGGCGGCTCGGCTTCGCGGAACTGGCCACGACCACGCCGTACGTGTACCGGCCCGGGGAGCCGCTCAGCCCAGGAGCTCGATGA
- a CDS encoding isoaspartyl peptidase/L-asparaginase has protein sequence MRLRPLTWLVPALATAAAVTATALALPQGGERAPDGRAAAAADARPTGKARPDARNVVLAVHGGAGTALDRDKTTPEREKAYRDGLTEALRAGQKVLDKGGSSVDAVQAAVTRLEDNPLFNAGKGAVFTADAGHELDASLMRGSDLKAGAVAGVKSLRNPIEGARAVMDKSKHVLLAGEGADDFGARHGLRTVTQDYYWTQARWDALMAAKEAEKGDSKAARSPAALADEQSKGTVGAVAVDKRRDLAAATSTGGLTNKLPGRVGDSPLIGAGTYAKNGTVAASATGAGEVFIRGGATATISNLMEFKGVGVAKAAYEVIVKRLPALGGDGGVIALAPDGQFDAPHSSPGMLHGYLTEDGEAVTKIFPDETPPNS, from the coding sequence ATGCGCTTACGTCCCTTGACCTGGCTGGTTCCCGCCCTCGCCACCGCCGCCGCGGTCACCGCCACCGCGCTCGCCCTCCCGCAGGGCGGGGAGCGCGCTCCGGACGGTCGCGCCGCTGCCGCCGCCGACGCCCGGCCCACGGGCAAGGCCAGGCCCGACGCCCGGAACGTGGTGCTCGCCGTGCACGGCGGCGCCGGCACCGCCCTCGACCGCGACAAGACCACGCCGGAGCGCGAGAAGGCGTACCGGGACGGGCTCACCGAGGCCCTCAGAGCCGGGCAGAAGGTGCTCGACAAGGGCGGTTCCAGCGTGGACGCCGTCCAGGCGGCGGTCACGCGGCTGGAGGACAACCCGCTGTTCAACGCGGGCAAGGGCGCGGTCTTCACCGCCGACGCGGGCCACGAGCTGGACGCGTCCCTCATGCGCGGCTCGGACCTGAAGGCCGGTGCCGTGGCGGGCGTGAAAAGCCTGCGCAACCCCATCGAGGGCGCCCGGGCCGTCATGGACAAGTCGAAGCACGTGCTGCTCGCGGGCGAGGGCGCCGACGACTTCGGCGCCCGGCACGGGCTGCGGACCGTCACCCAGGACTACTACTGGACGCAGGCGCGCTGGGACGCCCTGATGGCCGCCAAGGAGGCCGAGAAGGGCGACAGCAAGGCCGCGCGCTCCCCGGCCGCCCTCGCCGACGAGCAGTCCAAGGGCACGGTCGGCGCGGTCGCCGTCGACAAGCGCCGCGACCTGGCGGCGGCGACCTCCACCGGCGGCCTGACCAACAAGCTCCCCGGCCGCGTCGGCGACTCGCCCCTGATCGGCGCGGGCACGTACGCGAAGAACGGCACGGTCGCGGCGAGCGCCACCGGCGCGGGCGAGGTGTTCATCCGGGGCGGGGCCACCGCGACGATCTCGAACCTCATGGAGTTCAAGGGCGTGGGCGTGGCGAAGGCCGCGTACGAGGTGATCGTCAAGCGCCTTCCGGCCCTCGGCGGCGACGGAGGTGTGATCGCCCTCGCGCCCGACGGGCAGTTCGACGCGCCGCACAGCAGCCCCGGCATGCTGCACGGCTATCTGACCGAGGACGGCGAGGCGGTCACGAAGATCTTCCCGGACGAGACGCCGCCCAACAGTTGA
- a CDS encoding isochorismatase family protein: MTATTLDPKTALVLVDLQKGITALPTLHPADRIVERGARLAAAFRAHGLPVVLVRVTGRAPGRTEVTLGGGGATPADWAELRPELDRQDSDIVVTKHQWGAFHGTDLDLQLRRRGVTQVVVGGIATAFGVESTARAAHEHGYHVTVAVDAVTDMDEQAHLAAVEKVFPRLGETDTAEAIIELLG, encoded by the coding sequence ATGACCGCCACCACCCTCGACCCGAAGACCGCTCTCGTCCTCGTCGACCTGCAGAAGGGCATCACCGCCCTGCCCACGCTCCATCCGGCCGACCGGATCGTCGAGCGCGGGGCCCGGCTCGCCGCCGCCTTCCGCGCGCACGGGCTGCCCGTCGTCCTGGTCCGCGTGACGGGCCGGGCGCCCGGGCGCACCGAGGTCACGCTCGGCGGCGGTGGCGCGACCCCCGCCGACTGGGCGGAGCTGCGCCCCGAACTGGACCGCCAGGACAGCGACATCGTCGTCACCAAGCACCAGTGGGGCGCCTTCCACGGCACCGACCTCGACCTCCAGCTGCGCCGCAGGGGCGTCACCCAGGTCGTCGTCGGCGGCATCGCCACGGCGTTCGGCGTGGAGTCGACGGCCCGGGCGGCGCACGAGCACGGCTACCACGTGACGGTGGCCGTGGACGCCGTGACCGACATGGACGAGCAGGCCCATCTGGCCGCCGTCGAGAAGGTCTTCCCGCGGCTCGGCGAGACGGACACCGCCGAGGCGATCATCGAGCTCCTGGGCTGA
- a CDS encoding MarR family transcriptional regulator, whose protein sequence is MTESSGSTAGPGPEQIAADLTVAVRHVVRRLRTQTPETGLTASQRSALALLAEAPATTAELARAEHVRPQSMRLTVGALEAEGLIERAPDPHDGRRSVVSATERGRRVLAEARDAKRNWLAAAVADRLDEREQRQLADAVVLLERLVHP, encoded by the coding sequence ATGACCGAATCGTCAGGAAGCACGGCTGGACCCGGGCCGGAGCAGATCGCCGCCGACCTCACCGTCGCCGTCCGGCACGTCGTGCGCAGACTGCGCACGCAGACGCCGGAGACCGGCCTGACGGCCTCGCAGCGGTCCGCGCTCGCCCTGCTCGCGGAGGCGCCCGCCACCACGGCGGAGCTGGCCCGCGCCGAGCACGTGCGGCCCCAGTCCATGCGCCTGACCGTCGGCGCTCTGGAGGCCGAGGGCCTGATCGAGCGCGCGCCGGACCCGCACGACGGACGCCGGTCCGTGGTCTCCGCGACCGAGCGCGGCCGCCGGGTGCTCGCCGAGGCGCGGGACGCCAAGCGGAACTGGCTCGCGGCGGCCGTCGCGGACCGCCTCGACGAGCGCGAGCAGCGGCAGCTGGCCGACGCCGTCGTGCTCCTGGAGCGCCTGGTCCACCCGTGA